A window of Fusarium oxysporum Fo47 chromosome II, complete sequence genomic DNA:
GCTATCCGCGGTTTCGTTATTGACCTCAATGCCTTCATTCCCAACCATTATCCTGGCAGCAACCTCGTCAGCGAGGATACTCTCTTGAACTATGCCGGCAAGGATATCAGCGCTCTTTTCCCCATCCAAGTGTCTGCTCTGTGCCAGGGCAAAGATGGTCAGATCCCTCCTGAGGTTACTCTCGACAACcgaaacaccaacatcacTGGTCAGCCCCAGCTTCTTGCCTCCAGAGATATTGATGTCAACTCTGTCTACCACGATTTCCGTTATTTCACCAATGACAGCCGACCTGATTGGTACTTCGAGCAGATGTACACCTTCAAGCATGTCTACCTCAAGGGACGAATGGGTTACAGCCCTAAGtatgtcaagaagctggccCGAGATAGCTCTTGGAATGTTGTCACTATCCACGGAAAGGTTTACGACATGACCAAGTACCTCCAGGGTGGTCTCCGtttgaaggccaaggctggcAAGCCTACTCCCAACATCCCAGGTGCCACAGACTTCATGGAGGACAGTGTTGTCCAGCTATTCCGAAGTGCAAAGGGCCAAGACGTTTCCAAGTACTGGGATAACATCAAACTTAGCCCTGTCAAGAAACAACGCATGGAGACCTGCCTgaacaacctcttctacATTGGTGACTCAGATACTCGAAACTCCACCCGTTGTCAGTTCGCTACATACTTCATTTTGGCTATTTCAGTCATGCTCGCATCTATCCTGGTCTTCAAGTTCCTTGCTGCGCTCCAATTCGGTGGCAAGAACGTGCCTGAGAACCTCGACAAGTTCGTCATGTGTATGATTCCCGCTTataccgaagatgaagactcGTTGCGTCGTGCTATCGACTCGCTTTCTCGCATGAAGTATGATGATAAGCGTAAGCTTCTCGTCGTTGTCTGTGACGGTATGATTATCGGTCAGGGTAACGACAGGCCTACGCCTCGCATCGTGCTGGATATTCTTGGTGTCTCAGAGACTGTCGATCCCGAGCCTCTCAGCTTTGAGTCTCTCGGTGAGGGTATGAAGCAGCACAACATGGGTAAGATCTACTCGGGTCTTTACGAAGTCCAAGGCCACATCGTTCCCTTCATGGTCATTGTCAAGGTTGGCAAGCCTTCTGAGGTCTCTCGCCCCGGTAACCGTGGTAAGCGAGACTCCCAGATGGTTCTCATGCGTTTCCTCAACCGCGTCCACTACAACCTTGCCATGAGTCCCATGGAGCTTGAGATGTATCACCAGATCCGCAACATTATTGGTGTCAACCCAACCTTCTACGAATATCTCTTCCAAATTGATGCCGATACTGTCGTCGCTGCGGACTCAGCTACTCGAATGATTTCAGCCTTCATCGATGATACTCGCCTGATTGCTTGCTGTGGTGAAACCGCTCTCACCAACGCCAAGGGCTCTTTCATCACTATGATTCAGGTCTACGAGTACTGGATTTCACACAACTTGTCCAAGGCCTTCGAGAGTTTGTTCGGCTCAGTCACTTGTTTGCCTGGTTGTTTCTCTATGTACCGAATTCGCGCTGCGGAGACTGGTAAGCCTTTGTTCGTCAGCAAGGAGATCGTTGAAGACTACTCCACGATTCGTGTTGATACTCTGCACATGAAGAACCTGCTCCATCTTGGTGAGGATCGATATCTCACAACCTTGCTCCTCAAGTACCACTCCAAGTACAAGACGAAGTACCTCTTCAGCGCACAGGCTTGGACTATTGCCCCTGACTCTTGGTCTGTCTTCCTGTCTCAGCGACGTCGCTGGATCAACTCTACTGTGCACAATTTGGCTGAGCTTATTCCCTTGGCCCAGCTTTGCGGTTTCTGCTGTTTCAGTATGCGTTTTGTCGTCTTCATCGATCTTCTGAGCACTATCGTCCAGCCTGTCATTGTCATGTATATTGTCTACCTGATTTACCAGGTCGCTACCAACCCGTCAGTTGTGCCCATTACAGCTTTCCTGTTGCTTGGTGCCATCTACGGTCTGCAGgctgtcatcttcatcctccgACGCAAGTGGGAGATGGTTGGTTGGATGATCATGTACATCGCTGCCATTCCTGTCTTCTCTTTCGGTCTGCCCCTGTACTCCTTCTGGCACATGGATGACTTCAACTGGGGTAACACTCGTGTTATTGCTGGTGAAGCCGGTAAGAAGATCGTTGTTTCAGATGAGGGCAAGTTTGATCCCAACTCGATCCCTCGCAAGAAGTGGGAGGAGTACCAAGCCGAGCTCTGGGAGACACAGACCCAGACAGCCCGTGACGATGTGCGATCAGAGATCTCTGGTTACAGTTATGCCACCAAGGCTCAAGGACCCTTCTCTGAGTACGGTGGTGGTTACCAGCCCAGCCGCCCCGGCTCAACAGCTGGCTTCGGCCACCAGAACATGTCTCGCATGTCTCTGGCGCATTCTGAGATGCCTGGCAACCGTGCGAGCCAGTTTGGTGGCTCACAGTTCTTCTCTCCTGAGGACCTGGTTGGCATGCCTAGTGATGACGCCCTCCTCGCTGAGATTCGTGACATCCTCAAGACAGCTGACTTGATGACTGTCACCAAGAAGGGCATCAAGCAAGAGCTGGAGAGGCGATTCAATGTTCCCCTAGACGCGAAGAGGGCCTACATCAACTCTGGTAAGTCTTTACTCTCTAACTCATTTATTCGATCTCAAGCTAACAATTTCTCAGCAACTGAAGCCCTGCTTTCTGGCCAATTGTAGACTGTTTAGACTCAGCATGTATCTATTGAGACGGTCGTTATAATGCCCATGCAGCCTTGCGATAATCTTGTTTATATCTATTTTGGAGATGCGTTCATATTTTACAACGGCGAATTTTGGATGGGAAATTAAAAACTCAACATTTTTGTTAACGGCAGAACGAAAAGGCTGCTCTTATCCATATTAATGCGTGGGGTAGTTAGCGAGGGAGAGTATCTTTTGTGTCAACGGGCATATATATTTTGTCAATCTTTATGGTGTCCGTTCTGGTTTTTGTTTGGTAGATGGGTGGGATCTGTACATACATGTACGAACAAATTTGAACAAATTTGATGTTTCAGTGATAAAATTGACTCCATGAATTTCTCAATTGATGTTTGAAGTCAACTGGACATATCGCGAGCATTTGAGTGCCTAACAGGAGATTTTCGTTTCCTTAATAAACGGAAGTCTTCGTGGTCTTAAAATGCTGGGTATTAACAGTCGTATGTATAAATGTGTCTAGCTTATATATCCAATCCACTCATCTTCACAAATCATGCATGGCAAGTAACTTTTCGACGCCTCCCTTACTCCAGACCTTGACCTTTTCTTGATCACATGTCTCCCATACCCTTCTCATGAGTGCAACCATTACATCCGCCTCTTCACCTCCCTCAACAGCAGCCCGTTGCGAGTCCAGCCAGCTGAGAATGCCGAAGCGAGTCGTCAGCGTGGTGCTACCGCCTTCGATGCAAGTCGCGCGATACAATAGACGTAGCAAACGAGTGCGTAAATTGATACGTAAGTAAGGGTTGGCACCGAGAGCGAGTATCTTCTCGAACCAGCGCTTGCGATGAAAGATGCTAAGATCGGAGGGTGTGCGCAAGCTGTCAAGGAGGTAGGTGAGAAGCCATGTGATTTCGGTGTAATACTTATCATCTTCTGAGGGTTCACCGTGAAGAATGTCGTGGGCGAGGGGAAGCTTGTCAGCAGACCAGACGGGGCTGCGTGTGAGAAAGCTGTTGATTTTGGGGTAGAGCGGGTgcagcggattcttcaggACATCCAGAGCTTGGATGGCGAAGGCAGTGAAGGCAGAGGGGACTGGGCCCTTGTCAACTTGATCCCGCGATGACTCGGCAAGTTCGCACAAGAGGAGCCAAACTTGTTCCTTTTCTTCGTAGGAAGattccttgagcttggcagCCATCTTGAGAATGCTGGTGAGGGATTCCTTGCGGATGTTGGTATggggagaggagaggaggcGAATCAAAGCTGCTGCccagccatcttcaacgaGGTCTTCTGCGTTTTTGCCAGCCCATTTTGTCAAAGCTGTGGTATCCTCGTCTTCGGGCAGTGGTACATGCAGCATGGCCTCGAGCTTTGAAGAATCAATGGTCGAGCCATCTTTTGAACCATTCACATCAACTGTGTCGGCATCAGCCATAtcttcatcagcatctgCATCATCAGGCTTTtcctccttgagcttcttcatcttgaccttgcttGATGAAAACTGTTCCAAGATGCGTTTGTATAGAGCTTTGGTGAGTTGTTTTCCTGGCTTGAACTTGTATGAAGTAGAGAAGTAGCAACACAGGAACTGGCCAAGCGCAGCTTGCTCATCGCTGTTAGCAGAGCCCATTGCGAATGACAACTGCTCTACCAGGGTCACGTTAACCAAAGCAGTCTCACTACCAGATGATACACCATCTTCCTGGGCATATGTTTCTAACAAATCGAGATACTTGATTGGCGAGGAGGCACATCGGTTGATGCAGTTGTCAACATATGACCAAACCTTCTCCATTGGCTTTGCCTTGGCATCGGCCAGTGTTGTCTGGAGAGCCTCAAATAGGGGGCTCATCAGGGACGCCTTCGTCACCATCTGGTTCTCAACTGCGACCTCGCCTAgaaccttcttcagctgctggAAAGGAAGATCTCGCTTCTTATCACAAAGCAGCCGCAGGAGGGCAGTGTATGGCGACGATCCTGCTCCATCGATGAGATTGTCTATCCTTGAGAACCAACGCATACCGGGGGAATAACTGGCAATTGATACCAAGTTTTCGAGCTCCATGACTCTCAGTGACTCGTCCTCATGCTGCTCGCTTTCCTTGTTGAGCGACTTGAGAACTTCTGTGAAGAAAGGCGAAACATCAAAGTTGGCAGCAAGGGCAACTTGTGGAATGGCTTCATAGTAAAGGCGTAGCAAACGACTGGCCATGGCCTTATGGAGAATGTTCTCAGCTGGTATTCCCTTATAAGACCGAACGATTTCTTTCATGTCAGGAATACGTTGGCAAAACGCATCGATTAAACGACGGCTAGCTTCTGCCCAGACAGGATCATTGCCCTTTGAAACCTCTTCATGCATCTTGAGAGCTTCAGCTAACTTCTCGACTGCCACGATCAGAATGCGGGTAGCAAAGAAAGATGTGAGGTTGGATTTGGAGGAAAGACATCGGATCAGGACCTTTTGATTGATGGGGAGAGGAATAATGTTGTCGAGAAGGATGGACGTGGGAGGAGGTGCCTTGGCAGATCGCGATCGGTCTCCGAAGcgaggagggagaggaagtTGCATAGTGTTAAAGAGGAACGCGGCATATCCAATCCATGTCATGGATAACTTTGGTTCGAACGTGAAAGATCGGTTGCTTAGGAAATATTTTGCAGTAAGTTCAGGGGCAGCGGTGAAGATTGCTACCAGAAGCTCGTTATGTTTCAAACTGGACCAAGGCCGCAACTTTTGAGCGAATTCGGCAAGGACAAAGTTATACACAGGAATGTCTTGTTTGTATTTGTCGGCGAAGAGAGCACCCTGTGTACCAGCCTTCGCACGCCCACTTGGCGTTGGGTCGTCTTCAGACTCTTTGGGGTATAGACCAGTGGAAGGATATAGAATACCAGCAGTAGGCGTCGTGCAGATGTAGATGAGGAGTTGATGGGCCTTGTAGCTCACCGTTGACTTCTCATTGACATCTTCGCCATCGCTAGTGTATGTGTATAAAGCCAAGAAGCGTACCAACGACTTAGTGTTAAAGCATCGGAATTTGACTTCCCTGGGGATCTTGTCATCCTTGAGAAGATAGAGCTTTAAAGAGTCGAGAATATCCACAACGAGGTAGGCAGGGTCGCTTTTGATCATATAAGTCACATGGGACAAAAGTTCCTTCTGGGATACAAGTTCTTTACGTCCATCTGAACCCAAGAACTTGAGAAGGCTCAGAAAAAAACGGACAGCATTTGTCCTGACGGAAGCTTTGCGCACGTCTTCCTGCGTATCTCCGATATGCCCAATTTCAAGATTTCGTCCAAGCGATGCCAATGTGAAATTTCGAGCGCGGAAGATTCGCTTCGCATAGGAGCCTCCGTCTAGGCATGTAGCTTCTCGAAGGAGACGGAGAGTAGGCGATATGATAAAACCTTTGCTCTTTTCTGCTGACAGATTCTTTGCCAATGATTTCAGTTGCTGCTCTTGCAGAAGGGTCTGGCAGATACCGAGGCCATGCTTGACAAGTTGTAGTGAGCCTGAGAGGATCTGGAGTAGTAAAGCCAGGACCACGGCAACAGATGACATGACACCGTCGTTGTTAACCTGCACGGCGAAGGACCACATTTCCATGATATCGTTGAGAAAGACTGCATCTTCGGATGTATCTCTGGGCTTGACGGCTTCAAGGTATTGATTTAGAATGTCGAGGTTTGCTCTTCGGTCACCCTCTTCGTGAACTATTTGATCGAGGAGATTCTTGAAAGATTGAAGGCCTAGAGGAGTATGTATCAGATCAAGTTCGTTGGTGCattcaacaacatcgtcacTTACCATGCCTGGCGTTGCGCAAATCCTGGTCGAAGGACAGGAGGTTGCGCAATTGATCGCTCGAGGTAACTTCTTCGCTTGTTGGCGCCTCGTGTACGACTTTCTGGCGCTTGCGAAAAGCAGCAGCGCCATCTCCGCTGTTGAAGTCTCGTTTGCCCATTTTGACGACCTCGGAGCTTGTCGCAATCTAGATCTCTAATCCATGAATTTACTTGACTTTTGGCGTTCTGCCACGCGTGACCGCTGTCCCGCCTGCCAGATTCGGAATCAGGGACCAACAGTGTGGAGTACGGTCGGTAGATCTATTACCCGGCGTTGTTGAAGCTTATCTGCCAATCTCAAACTTCTTCCAGTCTTGGGATCAATAACACGGAACCTCGCGAATCTAGACATGGAATAACAATATTTCAATTGACAACACTTAAGTCGCCATCATCTGTGGTGCATTTTGGCCATCAGATATGTTCCTTTGTGTTGTGACTGTTGTACTTTGAGAGACTGGACTTTGAGCTGTTCAAAAGCTCAAGGTACACGCCATAGCGCAAAGGAACTTGTCTGGACGTTGGGACGGCAGAGGCATTGCGAGGGAGACCAGATGGTTCCCTGAATCAAGAGGAGGTTTGCATGTTGAGTGGATCTTTGCTTGCTGTTCTCAGCAACTTGCATTGGTTCTTCCAATGCATTCAACATTTCCTTGGAGTAGTCGATAAGTAAAGCCATGACTTGGTTACATTGCATATTACAACATTGCCTTGGAATCAACCTTGGCTGAAGATAATCATCGCCATCGACCTCAAATCGACTGCTACTCTTCCCACGCAGAACGAGTCAACTGAGTCGAACGAGTTCAACAACTCCACTCACAAAAACGACGAGGCCGTATCGATCCCACATCGTGAAGTCAATGCGCCACTCCCGTTGCATCCGCCGTTGCAGAGTGGAAGGAGCCAACTGCGCAAGAAACAAGGAAAATAGACATAAGAGGATCCTCCGTCTTTTTCTACAGC
This region includes:
- a CDS encoding ribosome 60S biogenesis N-terminal-domain-containing protein: MGKRDFNSGDGAAAFRKRQKVVHEAPTSEEVTSSDQLRNLLSFDQDLRNARHGLQSFKNLLDQIVHEEGDRRANLDILNQYLEAVKPRDTSEDAVFLNDIMEMWSFAVQVNNDGVMSSVAVVLALLLQILSGSLQLVKHGLGICQTLLQEQQLKSLAKNLSAEKSKGFIISPTLRLLREATCLDGGSYAKRIFRARNFTLASLGRNLEIGHIGDTQEDVRKASVRTNAVRFFLSLLKFLGSDGRKELVSQKELLSHVTYMIKSDPAYLVVDILDSLKLYLLKDDKIPREVKFRCFNTKSLVRFLALYTYTSDGEDVNEKSTVSYKAHQLLIYICTTPTAGILYPSTGLYPKESEDDPTPSGRAKAGTQGALFADKYKQDIPVYNFVLAEFAQKLRPWSSLKHNELLVAIFTAAPELTAKYFLSNRSFTFEPKLSMTWIGYAAFLFNTMQLPLPPRFGDRSRSAKAPPPTSILLDNIIPLPINQKVLIRCLSSKSNLTSFFATRILIVAVEKLAEALKMHEEVSKGNDPVWAEASRRLIDAFCQRIPDMKEIVRSYKGIPAENILHKAMASRLLRLYYEAIPQVALAANFDVSPFFTEVLKSLNKESEQHEDESLRVMELENLVSIASYSPGMRWFSRIDNLIDGAGSSPYTALLRLLCDKKRDLPFQQLKKVLGEVAVENQMVTKASLMSPLFEALQTTLADAKAKPMEKVWSYVDNCINRCASSPIKYLDLLETYAQEDGVSSGSETALVNVTLVEQLSFAMGSANSDEQAALGQFLCCYFSTSYKFKPGKQLTKALYKRILEQFSSSKVKMKKLKEEKPDDADADEDMADADTVDVNGSKDGSTIDSSKLEAMLHVPLPEDEDTTALTKWAGKNAEDLVEDGWAAALIRLLSSPHTNIRKESLTSILKMAAKLKESSYEEKEQVWLLLCELAESSRDQVDKGPVPSAFTAFAIQALDVLKNPLHPLYPKINSFLTRSPVWSADKLPLAHDILHGEPSEDDKYYTEITWLLTYLLDSLRTPSDLSIFHRKRWFEKILALGANPYLRINLRTRLLRLLYRATCIEGGSTTLTTRFGILSWLDSQRAAVEGGEEADVMVALMRRVWETCDQEKVKVWSKGGVEKLLAMHDL